The genomic stretch TTACTGTTAGCACTCACCCCTCGCCTTAAGCGGCATGTTTATTGCAGGCCCTGTTGTACACGCGTAATAACCAACAGCTCAACACAGCAGTTAAGTAATTGAAATGTTTATGAAAAACAAAAACGATCACATTCGGCTTACCGGTTCCAACAGCCCTAAAGCCCACTCACCAGCCCCTGTTAGCCTGGTAAAAGACAGTGCCAAATCCATATTAATGCACTGCTTAGAAAATCTGTTCAACAGCTGCGACGATTTATTTTTTGACCTTTCCAGTCGCGCCACCAGCAATACCGAGCAAAACCTCTACTTTGAATCCATGCGTGAATTACGCATCAAAAAAGCTGGCGCACTAAGCAGTTTCAGCCGCCAGCTAGACGACAACTTTGACGCATTACATCAGCTAAGCAGCCCCAAGCCCGAACTGACCAGAGACGCCACCCCCGACAGCCTCAGCCTAGTACAAGACGATGATATCGAGCGCGACGTAGCCATTAACAGCATGGTTAGCAAAGCGCGTGGCAACAACCAGGAAGCCCTGTACCACTTGCAAGTGCGTCTAGACTACTTAATTGGCCATCGCAGCATAGACAGCGACAACAACCCACTCGACCCGCAACAACTCTGCAATAGCTTTGCCGACGTCTGCGAACTCTTTGATATACATATCAAAGCCAAAATCATTATTTACAAACAGTTTGATAGGTTAGTTATAGGCCAGCTAGGCAAAGTCTACGCCACCGCTAACGACCTGCTGATTAATGAAGGGGTAATTCCCAAAATCAGCCACACTATCGCCAAAGCCTCCAACCCCGAGCAAGCTGATACCCACAGCGCCGCCAGCGATACCAGCGCCCCAGAAACTCCTAGCGCCACCGCAGCAACCACCGGCATCCAGTTCGCCGAACTCAGCAACCTACTGGCAGGCATACGCCAGCTAGGCGCCATCCAAGCCCCCAACTACAGCCAGTACACGGCCAACCCTGGGCCTCAGATGAGCAACAACGAGTTGCTAGCGGCACTATCCAACATTCAGATAGAACAAACTCGGCAAGCCCTTAGCGTCGAAGACGCCGCTAACAGCTTACATATGTTTGTAGACTTGATTTTATCCAAGTCCAACCCCGGCGCCCCACAATCGGTTCACCAAACCGACGAAGACACCATCAACCTAGTCGCCATGTTTTTTGACTTCATCCTTGATGATCAAAACCTNCCCGCCGCTTTTCAAGCGCTCATTAGCCGCCTGCAAATTCCGGTATTAAAAGTAGCGTTAAAAGATCGCAGCTTTTTTCAAAATGGCGGCCACCCGGCAAGAAAATTAATTAACACCGTAGCCGCCACCGCCTTGGGCTGGGAGGCAGAGCACCCCGAAAAAGATAAATTCTATCTGTTGGTCGCTCAAATCATCCAAGACATTATTGAAAACTACGGCCAAGACGAAAGCATATTCGCGCACAAGCTAGTAGACCTAAACGAAGCCGTTAAACAATACGAGCACCGTCAGGCCTTAATTGAAAAACGCTCCAAACAGGCCGCACAGGGCAAAGCAATCACCCATTCAGCGAAGGTGCTTACCCAAAAAACGATTTTAGACTTACTGAAAAAAGCTGCCCTGCCTATTGAAATAAGCCAGTTTATTATCGAGTACTGGCAAGCCTTTATGGTGTCCACCTTTATCAAACACGGTAAAGACAGCCCCGAATGGCTGGATGCCGCGCAATTAATACACGACCTGCTATGGGCCTGTCAGGCTCAGCAAGATGCCAAATCTGTTGCCCGGCTTGAAAAAATCAAGCCGGCACTAATGGCGCGTATAGAAAAAGGCCTGCTGCACATAATTACCAACGATAATGAGAGATTGCAGCTGTGCCAACAAATTCACCAAACCATTCAGCAATTGCAAATCAACAAAGCCGAACTTAGCATACGCCCCATCAGCCCTGCGCAAGCACAGGAGCTGGGTCACACCCCCGGTAGCGGCAGCAAAAACTGGAAAGAAATGACCGCCCTAGAGCGGCAAAAAGCGCAACATCAAGCACTGACCTATGAGTTTATTAAACAAGCAGAGTCTATTGCCCTCAACACCTGGTTTGACTATCAAGTCACCCATGAGCAAAAACATCTACGCTGCAAATTATCGGCGCGCATAGAGGCCAACGACAGCTATATTTTTGTTAACCGCTTTGGCTTTAATGTTTTAGAGAAAACCCGCAAAGAGTTCGCCTACGACCTACAACAAAAACATGCCAAAGGCTTAGAGGCCACCCCCTTGTTTGATAGGGCGTTTAGCACTATTTCCGACAACTTGCGTCAGCTAGGCCAGCCCACACAGCAGCCCACCTCATAGAAACTACAGCAGCCATGTCCGGCATCGTTTAACATGGCTGCGGGCCTAGCGCCCGCAGCCATTTATATTAATAATAAATATTTATAATAGTAATAACAGAGACTCTCGCGATTCATGGATGCCAATCAAATCACCTATTTCAGTTATATGGGCGGCGGCGTACTGTTTGCCTTATTTACCCTGACACTTACCTGGCTATGGCAGCGTAAAGCAACTCACTTTACCTTTGTCACGGCCGCACTAGTCTCTACCGTCTGGCTATTATTAATCGCCACCCACTACAACCACAGCGCCCTCTCTCTGGGCGACATGTTGATTATAGAAATTTGCCGGTATGCCGCCTGGATCACCGCCATACTGGCAGCGCTTAAGTTCGCCACCGGCCAAGAGCTGCCTAAGAAGTTTTTTTACGCCATACATAGTTTATGGGTCGTAGCGCTCACCTTCATATTACTGCTCAACCTCTTTAGTGCCAGCACGCTAAACGACAGTAGTATCTTTATTTGGGTCAACCTGCTGCTCTCCATAGTCTGCCTCATCTCCGTAGAGCAGCTATACAAAAACGGCAGCTCACTGCGCATTATTAAACTCTATAGCTTGGTACTAGGTAGCATCTTTGCCTACGACATCTTTTTGTTTGCCTATAGCCTCATCTTCAATGTCATCGACGTGCAATTATGGCAGGCACGTGGCGCTATCAATGGCTGCTCGGCGCTGCTAATGACTATAGGCGCGCTCACACTCAGCACGCCCAGCACCACTACCCGCATTGCCATCTCTAGGCCCGCGGCTTTTTACACCACCAGCATGACGGTTTCCGGTGCATTTCTCGCCATCATGGCCACGGGCGGCTATTACCTACAACTCTACGGTGGCACATGGAGCAGCATTGTTCGCACGCTCATTATCTTCTTTGCCATCATCTGCACGGTCACCTTATTTATTTCACAAACCTTGCGCTCCCGGCTCAATGTATGGATTAACAAACATTTCTTTCGGCACAAATACGATTACCGGGTCGAATGGCTAAAGCTGATCAACGCGCTATCACGCCCATCCGACAACCAGGACTTTCAGCTTACCGCCGTGCAAACCTTGGCCTCCATATTCAAAAGCCCCAAGGGCGGGTTATGGCGCCAACAGGACAAGACCTTCACGCTAGCCGCCAGCTATCAATTAGAACTGCCCTCACCACCCCCTTCCGAGCCGGTAGACAGCGAGTTCTGTCACGCCCTAAAAGAACACGAATGGGTTTTTTCACCGCGCTCCCCCGACCAAGGTAAGATTAGCGAGCTCAATGCCCTACTACCTGAGTGGATAGCCGCCATCCCCGACCTATGGCTGGTAGTGCCGCTGCTCACGGAGAAGGACCTATTAGGCTTTATCATTTTAACCGAGCCCGAAATTGATACCGGCATTACCTGGGAAGACCTAGACCTGCTCAAAACCGTGGGGCGACAAGTCGCCAGCTATCTGGACAGGCACCAAGCAGCTGAGTTACTGGCAGAATCTAGGCAGTTCGACGCCTTTAACAAACTTTCAGCCTTTGTGATGCACGATCTCAAAAATCTCATAGCCCAACAGGCATTAGTGGTAGAAAACGCCGCCAAGCACAAAGACAACCCCGCCTTCATTGAAGATGCCATCAACACCATCGATAACTCCGTCACGCGCATGCACACCCTACTGCGAAAACTACAGCAGGATGAACCCAGCGAATACCGCACCGTAGACCTAGATGCCATTTTGGTAGACGTGATTAAGAAATGTCAGCCACAAAAGCCCATGCCCTCTATACACCGAGAGTGCGCCGGCCTAAAAGTCAGCGCCGACCCCGATAGCCTGCTAATGACACTGGTGCATATCGTCAAAAATGCCCAAGATGCCACAAGCCATACTGGCTTTATTGATGTAACCTTAGTCTCAGAAGAAAACTTTGCTATCATCACTGTCGAAGATAATGGCTCGGGGATGAGCCAAGACTTTATTAACAATTATTTTTTCAAACCCTTTGCAACCACCAAATCAGGCAAAGGCATGGGCATAGGCGTATACCAAACCAAAACCTATATAGAGTCCATAGGTGGCACGGTAGCCGTTGAAAGCACCGAAGGATCCGGCACGCGATTTACGGTACGCATACCCACCGTAAAAGCGTAACAATAATGAATTAAGTAGCACCAAAAGCTGACCCAGCACTATGAGCAAAGACATACCTAAAACCTTATTAATAGTCGAAGACGACACCGGCATACAAAGCCAACTGCGCTGGCACTTTGACCAATTTCATGTGGTGATTGCCGGCGACCGGCAAGAAGCCATCGCCGCCGTGCGCCAGCACGAACCCGCGGTTGTTATACAAGACTTAGGCCTACCCCCTGACGACGAGGGCGTGGAAGAAGGTTTTAAATGCGTACAAGAGATTACCAAACTCGCCCCCAGCACCAAAATCATTGTCGTCACCGGCAACCACGACTATGAAAACGCCGTGCGGGCAGTAGCCCTAGGCGCCTACGACTTTTACCAAAAACCGATAGACACCAAAACCCTAGACCTTATCGTTCACCGCGCCTACAACATCTTCGACCTAGAGCAAGAAAACGCCAAACTGCAAGAGTCACAAAGCGCGCCGCTGTCGGGCATTATTACCGCCGACACGCAAATGCTAAAACTCTGCAAAACTATAGAGAAAATAGCCCCCACCACCGTTACCTGCACCATCCTAGGTGAAAGTGGCACCGGCAAAGAAGTCTTCTCCCGCGCCATACACAACGCCAGCCCACGCAAAGAGTTTCGTTTTGTCGCCATCAACTGCGCCGCAGTACCCGAAAACTTGATGGAGAGCGAACTATTTGGCTATGAAAAAGGCTCTTTTACCGGCGCGGCCAAAAAAACCTTGGGCAAGGTTGAAACCGCCCATGGCGGCACCTTATTTTTAGACGAAATAGGTGACATGCCGTTAAGCCTACAAGCCAAGTTACTGCGCTTTTTACAAGAGCGCGTCATTGAACGCGTAGGCGGCCGCGAAGAAATACCAGTAGACGTTAGGGTGATATGCGCCACCAATAAAAACCTAGAAGAAATGGTAGCCGAAGGCACCTTCCGCGAAGACTTATTTTATCGCATCTGCGAAATGGTTATAGACCTGCCGCCACTGCGCGATCGCAGCGGCGATAAAATACTCCTAGCCAGGCACATACTGGTCCGCGTTGCCAATGAGCAGCATCGCAATATTACCGGGTTCACCCCCGATGCCGCGCAAGCAATAGAAGCCTATAATTGGCCTGGCAATATACGCGAGCTCGAAAACAAAATTAAACGCGCTACTATTATGTGTGAGAGCAAACAAGTCTCCGCCGATGACCTAGGCATTACCACCCAAGAAAACTTCTCTATCAACTTGCGGCAGGTGCGTTACAGCGCCGAGAAAAATGCGATTAAACTCGCTATCTCCATGACCGATGGCAACTATTCAGCGGCAGCCAAGCTATTAGGGGTCACCCGCCCCACGCTGTATGATTTGGTAAAAAAATACGACATATAACAATGATCATTAATAAATCCAAGGCAGGGAAAATGAACATATATCATTTACCAACAATCAAACGGATTGTTGCGGCAACTATTATTAGCCTTTCTATAGCGAGCTGCGGCGGCAGTGAAGACACCAGCGCCACAGTGGCCTCACACCTAGAAAGAAGTGAAGCCTACGCAAAACAAGGCCAGTATCGCGCCGCCATCATTGAAGCTAGAAATATCATCAAAAAAGACCCAGCCAACAACCTTGGCTTTGAACAGTTAGCGAAAACGCTCAATGAAGTCGCCAGCTACAGAGGTGTAGTCTCTAGCCTAGAGGCGGCCCCCGGCCCATTATCAACCGACAGCCTTCTATTAATGGCCCAAGCCTACGCGCATTTAGCAAAGTTCACGTCAGCCAGCGAGGCGCTAGCAAAGTACAAAGCAAACAAAGGCACCCAATGGCCGGTTACCGTCGACATTCTTGAAGCTAAAATTGCCGCAGGCCAAAACCAAAGCGACGTTGCCCACCAGCTTATTAACAAGGTCATACTAGCAAACCCCAATAATCCAGACGCTGAAAATACACTGACACAGCTGTATTTAAAAGAAGGCAACTTTACCGCAGCCCTTAACAGCAACAACAAAACCTTAAGCCATAGCCCCAGCAACCCAGAGGCCCTATTCCTATCCGCTAACCTCGCCTACCAAAAAAACGATCTAGCAAAAGCTGAAGAGCAGCTAACCAATGCCCTTATTGAACTGCCAGAAACCGACATTATGCTGCCCATACGTGTAGCCACGCTTAGCCAACTGGCGAGAGTGCTCACCGAGCAGGGCCGCTCATCAGAAGCGCTGATATACACCAAACTACTGGCTGAAGCCAACCCAGAGTCAACCCAAGCCAGCCAACAATTTCAACAGGCATTAAAACTGCTAAAAGAGAACGAGCTGGAGCAGGCGGCACTGTTACTCGCCGAAATAAACGAAAATTACCCCAACAACGAAGCCACCTCTATTTACCTGGGTTTAATTAACTTACAACAAGGCAACCCAGAGCAAGCAGACGCATTTTTTGGCCATAATATAGATGCAGAATCAGCCAACCCACAGCTAATTCAAGCTATTGTAGCCACCAAACTACAGCTACAAAAAATTAATGAAGCATTAGATATATTAGAGCAAGCACTAAAAAGTAACCCCGACAATATCGAACTACAAAAAATTTATGCCATCACCGCCTTAGACTCTAACACCCGCAAAAACAAAGGTGTCGTGCTACTAGAAAAGCTTATTGCGCAAGACCCCAGCAATGCCGAGCTACAGGCCACATTAATTAACCACTACCTTAATAACAACAAAGTAGAAATTGCCTTAGCCAAACTAGAGCATATGCTAAAAGAGCACCCCGACAACATTCAGTTAACCAGCCTTTATAGTGATGCATTATTAAAAGAAGGCAGTAAGGCTGAAGCCCAGCAAGCCATAGATGCACTATTAGCCAGCAGAAACCGTGATGCCGAATCACTTATTGTTGCAGCCAGGCACAGCATCAAACTAGAACAGCCGCAGCAGGCCAACAAACTACTGACTCAAGCCCTAAAAGCATCCCCCAACAACATAGAGGCCCTCAGCATATTAGGCGGCTTGGCCCTCAGCAGCAAAGAAAGCGACCTAGCTAGCGGCTATTTTCAACGCTTCATTGAAGCGGCCCCTAACAACCCAATAGGTTATAGAGGCCTGTTAACGGCTATGGCGCAACAACAACAAACTGAACAAGGCGTTAAAAAAATTCAGCAATACAAAAAAATATTCCAAGACAAAACACAAACACCACAATATGTTTTGGCGGAATATTATTTAGCTAACCAGCAGCTAGACATAGCCGCCAAGGAACTACCGCAAAACGGTAAATTACAGCAACAAACGGACTACCAACGCAAAGTTACCAGCCAAGTGCTGTACCAACAATTCAAATTATCCGTGTCGCAAAAACAATGGCCGCAAGCACGCAAACAGCTGATGCAAACCATCGCGCTAACACCCAACAATGAAACACTCACCGCCGAACTTATCAACCTTGAGACCCTGCAAGGTAATAACAAAGAAGCCGAAGAGTTAATTGAGCTAGCCAAGCAGCAGTTCCCCAATAACACCACCATCACACTGGCTGAGGCCAACTTACTGTCCAAAAACAACAACAACCAAGCCGCCATTACTCTGCTAAACAACGCCTGGGACAACAATCCCGACCCGCGTATAGCTACCGCCATGACAGGTTTAAGCCCCGCTAACTCGGATGAACGTAGCGTCTGGTTAGCAAGATGGCTAAAACTGCAGCCTCAAAACCCAACACCGCACTTTGTTGCCGCCAGTGATGCCCAGCAAGCCGACAACAAACCACTGGCCATATCCCATTATCAGCAAGTGGTTGCCGTGCAAGCAAACAACATAGCAGCACAAAACAACTTGGCGTGGTTATATTTCGAAACCAAAAACCCCAAAGCCTTAACGCATGGCGCTATTGCCGTTAAACTCGCACCATCAAGCCCCGCCGTGCTAGATACCTATGGCTGGATAGAGTGGCACATGGGGGACAAGGCCAAAGGTAAGGCTGCACTCAAAAAAGCCGCCGAGCTAGCGCCCGACAACGAAGAGATACAAGAGCACTACCAGCAAACACGTTAACCCTCGCTAGCCCCCCGCCATAAACTACCCAGTACGCCGAACCCGCGGCATACTGGGTAGCGCTACAAGCCATAAGTTATTGCCCCCTACCTTAAGCACGTTAATAATGTAAACGCCTTCGTCAAAATCTAGCGGCAAGCATCAATATCTCAAACCCATATAAAGCCTAGTTATAAATACAGATACTCCTTAAAAGAATCGGTAAAAATAACGGTAATGCCACGTCGAAATAACTTACAACCCCCGCCCAGCCTCAAACAGCAACAGAAGCAACCCATTGTAAAATCTAGAAATATTTTTGGCGGCACGCTATTTGCTAATTAGTAAGCAGCCTACAAGCCGTTACCGCATTACTGGCAAGGAAGCAAAACAACAACCCTTAAGCTGTAAATAGTCATTTCCTGTTGGTTTATAAAACAATTTTGGGAGCAATAAAATGAAGAACAAATTATTCAAATATGCTGTTATCGCAGGCGCAGTTGCTGCGTCCTCTGCGGCATCAGCGCTTACTATCGGCACTATCCCCATGGGTGCAAGTAACGAGTTTCTAACTAAATTTTCTCTCGGCAATGTAGAAGGGCTTTATGGTGCAAACCTTTGGCTTACTGGCACCTCAAACATAAAAGTTGAGTATTTCGGTGCAGAAGCAGCGTTCACCAACTCTTTTAGTTTTGGCGGCTCTAATGTGGCGACTCATACCGGCGCGGGCGGCAACACGTTTGTTGATAGCCCCGCTGCCGGCCTTGGCGCAGAAGATGCTTTAAGCTCTACAACCTTTCTTGGCGTCAGTGCAGGGCTATTAGATTTTAGCTTTTTTATTAACAGCAACGCACATGAAGTTAAAAACGGTGCCAACCCTGACGACGCCATTGGCGCAGGCGATAGAAACTTTTTCGTAAGCTTTGATAATAATTACATGCTGGATACCACCGTCAATGGTTCAACAGCATTCGGTGGCACATCTGTATTTCTATTCTTAGATGACTCAGGTGCAGGCCCTGATGATAACCACGATGACATGGTGGTTCGCTTATCTATAGACGGAGGCAGTATTTTCGTACCTGAGCCCGGCTCTTTAGCATTACTAGGCTTAGGCCTAGCAGGCTTAGGCTTGAGCCGCCGCAAAAAATAAGGGTTACAACCAACTTAAAAGGCGAGCAGTGCTCGCCTTTTTTTATGCGCCTCTAGTTAGCACTTACTTCTAAGCAAGAACGAGAACAAAAACAAAACCCTGCCCTGCCCCCCTAGCCTCAAGGCTGTTACTCAAGCACAACGCTTTTATAACCTCACCCTCATAGATTACTCGTCCCTAGCCACTACTTAGTAGATAAAGGATCAAGGGCTCTCATCGCTACCGACAGCTAGTAGTTATTGCCAAGTAAAGCCCAAGCTACCCCTCATACGCCCCTAAACCTGTCGGCATTATTTACATCCCTCATTTTAATAACACGGGGAAATAATAGAAAACCGCTATAAAACAATAAGATACAAAACATGGCACCATACGTGCTTTATACTAATCACAACAAATTTAAGACAATGGTTCACGCTGAGCCACCAAACAGAAAACATAAGGATTAGACAATGAAGTCAATTAAATTACTTGGTGTAGCACTTGTTGCAGCACTATCTTTTAACGCCAACGCTGCCCTAATGGTTGACGGCGGCACTGATATGGCCGTTGTTGCCAACAATGACCTAGTTACCGGCACTTACAACATTGGCGGCAACCTAAAGTTTGACGACATGTATTCAGCTGTTAAGTTTACCTACCTAGGTAAAGAAGCTGCCTACAACAATGACTTTAACGCCTACGGCAACAGCTTAAACAATATTGGTAACAGTGTTGGTGACAGCTTTACTGCTTCGAATGTTGGCACCACTGGCGCTACCGACCAACTAATGGGCTTTAACTTTTACTCTAACAGCGTAACTGCTGGCATAGCTAATGGTGCTAACCAGCCATATAACTCATTTCAATCTTTCGCCATCATGCTTGATTACACCTTTGGCGGCGTATTTTATGATGCCGTATTACTGTTTGATGATTCAGGCCATGGCCCAGATGACAACCATGACGATATGGTTATTGGTGTAAACGTATATGTTCCAGAGCCCGGCTCTATTGCGCTACTAGGCCTTGGCTTAGTGGGCTTAGGCTTAAGCCGTCGCAAACAGAAGTAATTACTTCTGCAATAAAAAAAGCGAGCATTGCTCGCTTTTTTTATGCCTAAAATTCGAACCCTCAGCGCTTACAGCTTTACTGCGCCCCCCCTACACCAAAGCCCCCGCCCTATAAACAGCCATCATCGCCATAGCATTACCCTGCGCGGTGTATTCACCGGGAAGCCTTAACGCTATAGGCTCACTGGCCATACGCGCCAACACTCTCGCAACCGCACCCGCATAACCCTCCGCATTATGCTGGGCCACAAGCTCGCACACATCCAGCGTTTCAAACAATGGCACTAAACCCCCTACCGCATGGGCAACCATAGGCGTGCCTATAGCCACACTTTCTAAAGCCGTCATGGGCAAGCCTTCATGATCCGAGCACATCACCAACACATCCATAGCCTTTATCAAGGCAGTGGCATCTTCTCGGTGGCCATAAAAAGTAACATCTTTCAAACCCAGCTTAGCCGCTTGCCGCTGTAAATCATCCAGCAAAGGCCCATCACCAATAATATGAAAGCAATAATTATCGTTAGCCTGATCAACCAAAGCTTTAGCCATCTGCAAAAACAGGTCAACCCGCTTTACCGGCACTAAGCGCCCCACAATACCTACATGTTTCACACCCTCGCGGCCCAGTTCTGCAGCCTTAATGGACGACAATGTATCTACATCAACCCCATTCAGCACCACAGCTATATGGCTAGCAGGGTATATATTTTGAAGCAGGCCACTTAATGGCTGAGACACGGCAATAACCTTATGCTGCAAGTGCCGCCCCACCCATTTATCCAGCCGACTTATTAGCCATTTGGGTGTTTGCCT from Dasania marina DSM 21967 encodes the following:
- a CDS encoding glycosyltransferase; this encodes MEVSTLSSTNAAMRILHVASGDLWAGAEVQLFTLVSALAAIEGNALFVVLLNEGELARRLRDIAVPVLVIDESHYGPKQILGRLKAHMLSVKPHVVHTHRLKENIIGALANTYSAKAYCVRTVHGAPEFSYSLIRQTPKWLISRLDKWVGRHLQHKVIAVSQPLSGLLQNIYPASHIAVVLNGVDVDTLSSIKAAELGREGVKHVGIVGRLVPVKRVDLFLQMAKALVDQANDNYCFHIIGDGPLLDDLQRQAAKLGLKDVTFYGHREDATALIKAMDVLVMCSDHEGLPMTALESVAIGTPMVAHAVGGLVPLFETLDVCELVAQHNAEGYAGAVARVLARMASEPIALRLPGEYTAQGNAMAMMAVYRAGALV
- a CDS encoding tetratricopeptide repeat protein, coding for MNIYHLPTIKRIVAATIISLSIASCGGSEDTSATVASHLERSEAYAKQGQYRAAIIEARNIIKKDPANNLGFEQLAKTLNEVASYRGVVSSLEAAPGPLSTDSLLLMAQAYAHLAKFTSASEALAKYKANKGTQWPVTVDILEAKIAAGQNQSDVAHQLINKVILANPNNPDAENTLTQLYLKEGNFTAALNSNNKTLSHSPSNPEALFLSANLAYQKNDLAKAEEQLTNALIELPETDIMLPIRVATLSQLARVLTEQGRSSEALIYTKLLAEANPESTQASQQFQQALKLLKENELEQAALLLAEINENYPNNEATSIYLGLINLQQGNPEQADAFFGHNIDAESANPQLIQAIVATKLQLQKINEALDILEQALKSNPDNIELQKIYAITALDSNTRKNKGVVLLEKLIAQDPSNAELQATLINHYLNNNKVEIALAKLEHMLKEHPDNIQLTSLYSDALLKEGSKAEAQQAIDALLASRNRDAESLIVAARHSIKLEQPQQANKLLTQALKASPNNIEALSILGGLALSSKESDLASGYFQRFIEAAPNNPIGYRGLLTAMAQQQQTEQGVKKIQQYKKIFQDKTQTPQYVLAEYYLANQQLDIAAKELPQNGKLQQQTDYQRKVTSQVLYQQFKLSVSQKQWPQARKQLMQTIALTPNNETLTAELINLETLQGNNKEAEELIELAKQQFPNNTTITLAEANLLSKNNNNQAAITLLNNAWDNNPDPRIATAMTGLSPANSDERSVWLARWLKLQPQNPTPHFVAASDAQQADNKPLAISHYQQVVAVQANNIAAQNNLAWLYFETKNPKALTHGAIAVKLAPSSPAVLDTYGWIEWHMGDKAKGKAALKKAAELAPDNEEIQEHYQQTR
- a CDS encoding DUF1631 domain-containing protein — its product is MKNKNDHIRLTGSNSPKAHSPAPVSLVKDSAKSILMHCLENLFNSCDDLFFDLSSRATSNTEQNLYFESMRELRIKKAGALSSFSRQLDDNFDALHQLSSPKPELTRDATPDSLSLVQDDDIERDVAINSMVSKARGNNQEALYHLQVRLDYLIGHRSIDSDNNPLDPQQLCNSFADVCELFDIHIKAKIIIYKQFDRLVIGQLGKVYATANDLLINEGVIPKISHTIAKASNPEQADTHSAASDTSAPETPSATAATTGIQFAELSNLLAGIRQLGAIQAPNYSQYTANPGPQMSNNELLAALSNIQIEQTRQALSVEDAANSLHMFVDLILSKSNPGAPQSVHQTDEDTINLVAMFFDFILDDQNLPAAFQALISRLQIPVLKVALKDRSFFQNGGHPARKLINTVAATALGWEAEHPEKDKFYLLVAQIIQDIIENYGQDESIFAHKLVDLNEAVKQYEHRQALIEKRSKQAAQGKAITHSAKVLTQKTILDLLKKAALPIEISQFIIEYWQAFMVSTFIKHGKDSPEWLDAAQLIHDLLWACQAQQDAKSVARLEKIKPALMARIEKGLLHIITNDNERLQLCQQIHQTIQQLQINKAELSIRPISPAQAQELGHTPGSGSKNWKEMTALERQKAQHQALTYEFIKQAESIALNTWFDYQVTHEQKHLRCKLSARIEANDSYIFVNRFGFNVLEKTRKEFAYDLQQKHAKGLEATPLFDRAFSTISDNLRQLGQPTQQPTS
- a CDS encoding PEP-CTERM sorting domain-containing protein yields the protein MKNKLFKYAVIAGAVAASSAASALTIGTIPMGASNEFLTKFSLGNVEGLYGANLWLTGTSNIKVEYFGAEAAFTNSFSFGGSNVATHTGAGGNTFVDSPAAGLGAEDALSSTTFLGVSAGLLDFSFFINSNAHEVKNGANPDDAIGAGDRNFFVSFDNNYMLDTTVNGSTAFGGTSVFLFLDDSGAGPDDNHDDMVVRLSIDGGSIFVPEPGSLALLGLGLAGLGLSRRKK
- the prsK gene encoding XrtA/PEP-CTERM system histidine kinase PrsK translates to MDANQITYFSYMGGGVLFALFTLTLTWLWQRKATHFTFVTAALVSTVWLLLIATHYNHSALSLGDMLIIEICRYAAWITAILAALKFATGQELPKKFFYAIHSLWVVALTFILLLNLFSASTLNDSSIFIWVNLLLSIVCLISVEQLYKNGSSLRIIKLYSLVLGSIFAYDIFLFAYSLIFNVIDVQLWQARGAINGCSALLMTIGALTLSTPSTTTRIAISRPAAFYTTSMTVSGAFLAIMATGGYYLQLYGGTWSSIVRTLIIFFAIICTVTLFISQTLRSRLNVWINKHFFRHKYDYRVEWLKLINALSRPSDNQDFQLTAVQTLASIFKSPKGGLWRQQDKTFTLAASYQLELPSPPPSEPVDSEFCHALKEHEWVFSPRSPDQGKISELNALLPEWIAAIPDLWLVVPLLTEKDLLGFIILTEPEIDTGITWEDLDLLKTVGRQVASYLDRHQAAELLAESRQFDAFNKLSAFVMHDLKNLIAQQALVVENAAKHKDNPAFIEDAINTIDNSVTRMHTLLRKLQQDEPSEYRTVDLDAILVDVIKKCQPQKPMPSIHRECAGLKVSADPDSLLMTLVHIVKNAQDATSHTGFIDVTLVSEENFAIITVEDNGSGMSQDFINNYFFKPFATTKSGKGMGIGVYQTKTYIESIGGTVAVESTEGSGTRFTVRIPTVKA
- a CDS encoding PEP-CTERM sorting domain-containing protein — encoded protein: MKSIKLLGVALVAALSFNANAALMVDGGTDMAVVANNDLVTGTYNIGGNLKFDDMYSAVKFTYLGKEAAYNNDFNAYGNSLNNIGNSVGDSFTASNVGTTGATDQLMGFNFYSNSVTAGIANGANQPYNSFQSFAIMLDYTFGGVFYDAVLLFDDSGHGPDDNHDDMVIGVNVYVPEPGSIALLGLGLVGLGLSRRKQK
- the prsR gene encoding PEP-CTERM-box response regulator transcription factor gives rise to the protein MSKDIPKTLLIVEDDTGIQSQLRWHFDQFHVVIAGDRQEAIAAVRQHEPAVVIQDLGLPPDDEGVEEGFKCVQEITKLAPSTKIIVVTGNHDYENAVRAVALGAYDFYQKPIDTKTLDLIVHRAYNIFDLEQENAKLQESQSAPLSGIITADTQMLKLCKTIEKIAPTTVTCTILGESGTGKEVFSRAIHNASPRKEFRFVAINCAAVPENLMESELFGYEKGSFTGAAKKTLGKVETAHGGTLFLDEIGDMPLSLQAKLLRFLQERVIERVGGREEIPVDVRVICATNKNLEEMVAEGTFREDLFYRICEMVIDLPPLRDRSGDKILLARHILVRVANEQHRNITGFTPDAAQAIEAYNWPGNIRELENKIKRATIMCESKQVSADDLGITTQENFSINLRQVRYSAEKNAIKLAISMTDGNYSAAAKLLGVTRPTLYDLVKKYDI